From a single Okeanomitos corallinicola TIOX110 genomic region:
- a CDS encoding type II toxin-antitoxin system antitoxin SocA domain-containing protein, whose protein sequence is MMINCLTVSHYFIIKAYQDGIEAEMTNMKVQKLLYYAQSLHLAMYDQPLFPEEIQAWRYGPVCPPAYRFYSDFEAKQLPIPGQESLSEISEDDKQLLEEVWEYFGGYHAYRLSDMTHLEFPWKKARQGLPPQAASTTVILLEDLKALGHEKLDQIERDHPFYKDVMRQVLKDACNSETSNRVKKGEVRDWLNSLLD, encoded by the coding sequence ATGATGATTAATTGTTTAACTGTATCTCACTACTTCATTATCAAGGCTTACCAAGACGGCATAGAAGCAGAAATGACAAACATGAAAGTGCAAAAACTTTTATACTATGCCCAAAGTTTGCATTTAGCCATGTATGATCAACCATTATTTCCCGAAGAAATACAAGCATGGCGTTATGGTCCGGTTTGTCCACCTGCCTATAGATTTTATAGCGACTTTGAAGCTAAACAATTACCTATTCCTGGTCAAGAATCATTATCAGAAATATCTGAAGATGATAAACAACTGCTAGAAGAAGTTTGGGAATATTTTGGTGGTTATCATGCTTATCGTTTAAGTGATATGACTCACTTAGAATTTCCTTGGAAAAAAGCACGTCAAGGTTTACCACCTCAAGCTGCTTCCACCACAGTCATTTTATTAGAAGATTTAAAAGCATTAGGACATGAGAAATTAGATCAGATAGAAAGAGATCATCCATTTTACAAAGATGTGATGAGACAAGTTTTAAAAGATGCTTGTAATTCAGAAACATCAAATCGTGTGAAAAAAGGAGAAGTCCGTGACTGGCTTAACTCCCTTCTCGATTGA
- a CDS encoding HD domain-containing protein produces the protein MLSERFTQALTYTHQLHATQIRKGSGVPYISHLLGVASIALEYGANEEEAIAALLHDAIEDQGGAATREEIRHRFGDNVTAIVEGCTDADTTPKPPWKERKEKYIAHLSTASPSVLLVSAADKLYNARSILKDYRLNGDAVWERFTGRKEGTLWYYRALADAFNQNKITPLIEELARVVTEMEILATHKK, from the coding sequence ATGCTATCAGAACGCTTCACCCAAGCACTAACCTACACGCACCAACTCCATGCAACCCAAATTAGAAAAGGTTCAGGAGTACCCTATATTAGCCATTTATTAGGAGTAGCCAGCATTGCTTTAGAATATGGAGCAAACGAAGAAGAAGCGATCGCCGCCTTACTACATGATGCCATAGAAGACCAAGGAGGAGCAGCCACCAGAGAAGAAATTCGTCATCGCTTTGGGGATAACGTCACCGCAATAGTTGAAGGTTGTACAGACGCAGACACCACCCCCAAACCCCCTTGGAAAGAACGCAAAGAAAAATACATAGCTCATCTTTCCACAGCTTCCCCTTCCGTGTTGCTAGTTTCCGCAGCCGATAAACTCTATAATGCCAGATCAATTCTCAAAGATTATCGCCTGAACGGTGATGCAGTGTGGGAAAGATTTACAGGAAGAAAAGAAGGTACACTTTGGTATTATCGAGCCTTAGCCGATGCTTTTAATCAAAACAAAATTACACCATTAATAGAAGAATTAGCACGAGTAGTAACAGAAATGGAAATTTTAGCAACCCATAAAAAATGA